The following coding sequences lie in one Stenotrophomonas rhizophila genomic window:
- a CDS encoding GNAT family N-acetyltransferase, translating to MPDTRFLHRLSDVPATAWDALHDGSNPFVSHAFLAGLEDHGCLRPEWGWRPRHFTLWEGDTLVAAIPGYLKDNSHGEFVFDHAWANAYARHGLDYFPKWLGAVPYSPVTGPRLLARGDADRAVLAERLRTEVARMGWSSAHINFHPAEEDAAFGPGWMLREDIQFQWHNTGQWREFGAFLAAMNHKHRKNIRQERAKLARTGVSYRIVHGDEASEEDLLAMHGFYLQTFAEYGNAPALTLPFLRHLAARMPRQLVIFLALIDDAPVAGALCLRGTTTLYGRYWGGATLPGLHFETCYYQGIEYCLREGLTHFEPGAQGEHKLARGFLPQTVRSRHWVAEPAFAEALADWCEHERDEVARYAHTLAGHSPFRQDP from the coding sequence ATGCCCGACACACGCTTCCTGCATCGCCTGTCCGATGTCCCCGCCACCGCCTGGGATGCCCTCCATGACGGCAGCAATCCGTTTGTCAGCCACGCGTTCCTGGCCGGCCTGGAAGACCATGGCTGCCTGCGCCCGGAATGGGGCTGGCGACCCCGCCACTTCACGCTGTGGGAGGGCGACACGCTGGTCGCCGCCATCCCGGGCTACCTGAAGGACAACTCGCATGGCGAGTTCGTGTTCGACCACGCCTGGGCCAACGCGTATGCGCGCCATGGCCTGGACTACTTCCCGAAGTGGCTGGGGGCGGTGCCGTACTCGCCGGTGACCGGGCCGCGCCTGCTCGCGCGTGGCGATGCCGACCGCGCCGTGCTCGCCGAGCGGCTACGCACTGAAGTGGCGCGCATGGGCTGGTCGTCGGCACACATCAATTTCCATCCGGCCGAAGAGGACGCCGCGTTCGGACCGGGCTGGATGCTGCGCGAGGACATCCAGTTCCAATGGCACAACACCGGCCAGTGGCGTGAGTTCGGCGCATTCCTTGCGGCGATGAACCACAAGCACCGCAAGAACATCCGCCAGGAGCGCGCCAAGCTGGCCCGCACCGGCGTGAGCTACCGGATCGTGCATGGCGATGAGGCCAGCGAAGAGGACCTGCTGGCGATGCACGGGTTCTACCTGCAGACCTTTGCCGAGTACGGGAACGCACCGGCGCTCACCTTGCCGTTCCTGCGCCACCTGGCTGCCCGGATGCCGCGCCAGCTGGTGATCTTCCTGGCCCTGATCGACGACGCGCCCGTGGCCGGCGCGCTCTGCCTGCGCGGCACCACGACGCTGTACGGACGTTACTGGGGCGGGGCCACCCTGCCCGGCCTGCATTTTGAAACCTGCTACTACCAGGGCATCGAGTACTGCCTGCGCGAAGGCCTGACGCATTTCGAGCCCGGTGCGCAGGGCGAGCACAAGCTGGCGCGCGGCTTCCTGCCCCAGACGGTACGCAGCCGTCATTGGGTGGCCGAGCCCGCCTTTGCCGAAGCGCTGGCCGACTGGTGCGAACACGAGCGCGACGAGGTGGCGCGCTATGCGCATACGCTCGCCGGGCACAGTCCGTTCCGGCAGGACCCCTGA